From Mercenaria mercenaria strain notata chromosome 17, MADL_Memer_1, whole genome shotgun sequence, the proteins below share one genomic window:
- the LOC123536667 gene encoding uncharacterized protein LOC123536667 — MTLTLLVISTYVCLASGQGVFYGGIPPGSSYGPMGRGFFPPRYERPFTPAPFRGSFSDGSFGRSFTPSVGTSGPFTPRERSFMPNERGFSGMTRSDTSVSPRRAPFSSFGGSLTSMSGPVTSTEMSVASRRGPVVSRRGRMSYRREPFTPRKDYGTSRRGYVTSRRGTASFSASPFASTGGKFAPRSFRSTGIMSRSPAYSPTSSAPSSLRDYSIYGRRFPSSSLPASSQVTSFRGMGSFGMRYTPDSDIYSDRLDNYSDRIEDRYDRFSDRVGDRRNRRIDRFENYKDRIDNVGDRIKDRWDRVSDRIEDRVDTVSDAFDNRSDRRENIMDNVKDRVENIFDRRENIIDNIKDRVENIFDRRENIIDNVKDRVENRFDGLKDRLDKVNDRIDDRYSDRFDNIADRFDNRIDNIKDRVENRFDRISDRADNVEDRFDNAFDRREDRFDSFSDGMKDRYYPRRFGSSSFFRFRR; from the exons ATGACTTTAACGCTTCTTGTGATTTCGACTTATGTCTGTCTAGCTTCAG GTCAAGGTGTGTTTTATGGCGGTATACCTCCAGGTAGCAGCTATGGGCCTATGGGGCGAGGGTTTTTTCCTCCTAGGTATGAAAGACCATTCACCCCCGCACCCTTTCGAGGTTCATTTTCCGATGGATCTTTCGGTAGATCGTTTACACCGTCAGTGGGTACCAGTGGCCCATTTACACCTCGAGAGCGATCGTTTATGCCAAACGAAAGAGGCTTTTCAGGAATGACCAGATCTGACACGTCTGTTTCTCCTAGAAGAGCCCCATTTTCGTCGTTTGGAGGTTCTCTTACTTCAATGAGTGGTCCTGTGACGTCAACGGAAATGTCTGTTGCCTCAAGGAGAGGACCTGTGGTTTCTAGACGAGGCCGAATGAGTTATAGGAGAGAACCTTTCACACCAAGGAAAGACTATGGGACCTCTAGAAGAGGCTACGTGACCTCTAGAAGAGGAACTGCGAGCTTTTCTGCGAGCCCTTTTGCATCAACAGGTGGTAAATTTGCGCCACGTTCTTTTCGAAGTACAGGTATAATGTCTAGATCACCCGCTTACTCTCCTACCTCGTCTGCACCTTCGTCTTTGCGAGACTATTCTATATATGGAAGACGATTCCCCTCCAGCTCTTTGCCGGCATCATCTCAAGTTACATCATTTCGAGGAATGGGCTCATTTGGAATGAGATATACGCCAGACAGTGACATTTATTCAGATCGTTTAGATAATTATTCAGATCGTATAGAAGATCGTTATGATCGTTTCAGTGACAGAGTTGGAGACAGGCGGAATAGGCGAATTGATCGCTTTGAAAACTACAAAGACCGTATTGACAATGTTGGTGACAGAATTAAAGATAGATGGGATCGAGTTAGTGATAGGATTGAAGACCGAGTTGATACAGTTAGTGATGCCTTTGATAATAGATCTGATCGCAgagaaaacatcatggataatGTAAAAGACAGAGTAGAAAACATATTTGATCGCAGAGAAAACATCATAGATAATATAAAAGACAGAGTAGAAAACATATTTGATCGCAGAGAAAACATCATAGATAATGTAAAAGACAGAGTAGAAAACAGATTTGATGGTTTAAAGGATAGACTTGATAAAGTAAACGATCGTATTGACGATAGATATAGCGATAGATTTGACAATATCGCTGACCGTTTTGACAATCGAATTGATAACATCAAGGATAGAGTAGAGAACAGATTTGATCGGATAAGTGACCGAGCTGACAATGTAGAGGATCGATTTGATAATGCATTTGATCGAAGAGAAGACCGTTTTGATTCATTTAGTGACGGAATGAAAGACAGATACTATCCTCGCAGGTTCGGCTCATCCAGCTTCTTTCGTTTTAGAAGATAA